One window of Thermosipho africanus Ob7 genomic DNA carries:
- a CDS encoding DUF1659 domain-containing protein, with amino-acid sequence MATKINLGDKVRISFDYGLDLDGKQIIKRKAFSIIAGATDDQVYTAALNYASLSEKSLVEIEKIENYELQA; translated from the coding sequence ATGGCAACAAAAATTAATTTAGGTGATAAAGTTAGAATTTCTTTTGATTATGGTTTAGATTTAGATGGAAAACAAATTATTAAAAGGAAAGCGTTTTCAATTATAGCAGGTGCAACTGATGATCAAGTATATACTGCTGCATTAAATTATGCATCATTATCTGAAAAATCATTAGTAGAAATTGAAAAAATAGAAAACTATGAATTACAAGCTTAA
- a CDS encoding DUF2922 domain-containing protein: MAKKLRMTFVNTVDGKRKTIYLNDPRVDLTSTEVQSAMDSFIGVLVPAGYEKDNATIVDTTSNELFDLIN; encoded by the coding sequence ATGGCAAAGAAATTAAGAATGACATTTGTAAATACAGTAGATGGAAAGAGAAAGACAATATATTTAAATGATCCAAGAGTAGATTTAACCTCAACAGAAGTACAAAGCGCTATGGATTCATTTATAGGAGTATTAGTACCAGCAGGATATGAAAAAGATAATGCAACTATTGTAGATACAACATCAAATGAATTATTTGATTTAATCAACTAA